One stretch of Manis pentadactyla isolate mManPen7 chromosome 10, mManPen7.hap1, whole genome shotgun sequence DNA includes these proteins:
- the STAC3 gene encoding SH3 and cysteine-rich domain-containing protein 3 isoform X2, with amino-acid sequence MMTEKEMLESPKPSIPAETRQSGLQRLKQLFRKESTETKEMELPTEPQANGEAVGAGGGPIYYIYEEEEEEEEEEEELPPEPPKLVNDKPHKFKDHFFKKPKFCDVCARMIVLNNKFGLRCKNCKTNIHKHCQSYVEMQRCFGKIPPGFHRAYSSPLYSNQQYACVKDLSAANRNDPVFETLRTGVIMANKERKKGQADKKNPLAAMMEEEPESAKPEEGKPQNGNPEEDKKAEKKTPDDKHKQPGFQQSHYFVALYRFKALEKDDLDFPPGEKITVIDDSNEEWWRGKIGEKVGFFPPNFIIRVRSGERVHRVTRSFVGNREIGQITLKKDQIVVQKGDEAGGYVKVYTGRKVGLFPTDFLEEI; translated from the exons AT GATGACAGAGAAGGAGATGCTCGAGTCCCCTAAGCCCTCCATCCCAGCAGAGACTCGGCAAAGTGGG ctccAGCGGCTGAAGCAGTTATTCAGGAAGGAGTCTACAGAGACAAAGGAGATGGAGCTCCCCACAGAGCCCCAGGCCAATGGGGAGGCAGTGGGAGCTGGTGGGGGGCCCATCTACTACATctatgaggaagaggaggaggaagaggaagaggaggaggagctgcCCCCAGAACCTCCTAAGCTTGTCAATGATAAGCCCCACAAATTCAAAGATCATTTCTTCAAGAAGCCCAAGTTCTGTGATGTCTGTGCCCGGATGATTGTGC TCAACAACAAGTTTGGGCTTCGCTGTAAGAACTGTAAAACTAACATCCATAAACACTGTCAGTCCTATGTGGAGATGCAGAGGTGCTTCGGCAAGATC CCCCCGGGTTTCCATCGGGCCTACAGCTCCCCACTCTACAGCAACCAGCAGTACGCTTGTGTCAAAGATCTCT CTGCTGCCAATCGCAATGACCCTGTGTTTGAAACCCTGCGCACGGGGGTGATCATGGCAAACAAGGAACGGAAGAAGGGACAGGCAGATAAGAAAAAT CCCCTAGCTGCCATGATGGAAGAGGAGCCAGAATCTGCCAAACCAGAGGAAGGCAAACCCCAGAATG GAAACCCTGAAGAGGATAAGAAGGCTGAAAAGAAGACACCTGATGACAAA CACAAGCAGCCTGGCTTCCAGCAGTCTCATTACTTTGTGGCTCTCTATCGGTTCAAAGCCCTGGAGAAGGACGATCTGGATTTCCC GCCTGGAGAGAAGATCACAGTCATTGATGACTCCAATGAGGAATGGTGGCGG GGGAAAATAGGAGAGAAAGTCGGATTTTTTCCTCCAAACTTCATCATTCGGGTCCGGTCTGGAGAGCGTGTGCACCGCGTAACGAGATCGTTCGTGGGGAACCGCGAGATAGGGCAGATCACTCTCAAGAAGGACCAG ATCGTGGTGCAGAAAGGAGATGAAGCTGGGGGCTACGTCAAAGTCTACACAGGCCGCAAGGTGGGGCTGTTCCCCACCGACTTCCTGGAGGAGATTTAG
- the STAC3 gene encoding SH3 and cysteine-rich domain-containing protein 3 isoform X1: protein MMTEKEMLESPKPSIPAETRQSGLQRLKQLFRKESTETKEMELPTEPQANGEAVGAGGGPIYYIYEEEEEEEEEEEELPPEPPKLVNDKPHKFKDHFFKKPKFCDVCARMIVLNNKFGLRCKNCKTNIHKHCQSYVEMQRCFGKIPPGFHRAYSSPLYSNQQYACVKDLSAANRNDPVFETLRTGVIMANKERKKGQADKKNPLAAMMEEEPESAKPEEGKPQNGNPEEDKKAEKKTPDDKVRLLSPCRDPVLAQPRSDTTYCLSSSHLTRPGEKITVIDDSNEEWWRGKIGEKVGFFPPNFIIRVRSGERVHRVTRSFVGNREIGQITLKKDQIVVQKGDEAGGYVKVYTGRKVGLFPTDFLEEI, encoded by the exons AT GATGACAGAGAAGGAGATGCTCGAGTCCCCTAAGCCCTCCATCCCAGCAGAGACTCGGCAAAGTGGG ctccAGCGGCTGAAGCAGTTATTCAGGAAGGAGTCTACAGAGACAAAGGAGATGGAGCTCCCCACAGAGCCCCAGGCCAATGGGGAGGCAGTGGGAGCTGGTGGGGGGCCCATCTACTACATctatgaggaagaggaggaggaagaggaagaggaggaggagctgcCCCCAGAACCTCCTAAGCTTGTCAATGATAAGCCCCACAAATTCAAAGATCATTTCTTCAAGAAGCCCAAGTTCTGTGATGTCTGTGCCCGGATGATTGTGC TCAACAACAAGTTTGGGCTTCGCTGTAAGAACTGTAAAACTAACATCCATAAACACTGTCAGTCCTATGTGGAGATGCAGAGGTGCTTCGGCAAGATC CCCCCGGGTTTCCATCGGGCCTACAGCTCCCCACTCTACAGCAACCAGCAGTACGCTTGTGTCAAAGATCTCT CTGCTGCCAATCGCAATGACCCTGTGTTTGAAACCCTGCGCACGGGGGTGATCATGGCAAACAAGGAACGGAAGAAGGGACAGGCAGATAAGAAAAAT CCCCTAGCTGCCATGATGGAAGAGGAGCCAGAATCTGCCAAACCAGAGGAAGGCAAACCCCAGAATG GAAACCCTGAAGAGGATAAGAAGGCTGAAAAGAAGACACCTGATGACAAAGTGAGACTCCTTTCTCCCTGCAGGGACCCAGTCCTCGCCCAGCCCAGGTCTGACACCACTTACTGCCTCAGCAGCTCACACTTAACTCG GCCTGGAGAGAAGATCACAGTCATTGATGACTCCAATGAGGAATGGTGGCGG GGGAAAATAGGAGAGAAAGTCGGATTTTTTCCTCCAAACTTCATCATTCGGGTCCGGTCTGGAGAGCGTGTGCACCGCGTAACGAGATCGTTCGTGGGGAACCGCGAGATAGGGCAGATCACTCTCAAGAAGGACCAG ATCGTGGTGCAGAAAGGAGATGAAGCTGGGGGCTACGTCAAAGTCTACACAGGCCGCAAGGTGGGGCTGTTCCCCACCGACTTCCTGGAGGAGATTTAG
- the STAC3 gene encoding SH3 and cysteine-rich domain-containing protein 3 isoform X5, which produces MELPTEPQANGEAVGAGGGPIYYIYEEEEEEEEEEEELPPEPPKLVNDKPHKFKDHFFKKPKFCDVCARMIVLNNKFGLRCKNCKTNIHKHCQSYVEMQRCFGKIPPGFHRAYSSPLYSNQQYACVKDLSAANRNDPVFETLRTGVIMANKERKKGQADKKNPLAAMMEEEPESAKPEEGKPQNGNPEEDKKAEKKTPDDKVRLLSPCRDPVLAQPRSDTTYCLSSSHLTRPGEKITVIDDSNEEWWRGKIGEKVGFFPPNFIIRVRSGERVHRVTRSFVGNREIGQITLKKDQIVVQKGDEAGGYVKVYTGRKVGLFPTDFLEEI; this is translated from the exons ATGGAGCTCCCCACAGAGCCCCAGGCCAATGGGGAGGCAGTGGGAGCTGGTGGGGGGCCCATCTACTACATctatgaggaagaggaggaggaagaggaagaggaggaggagctgcCCCCAGAACCTCCTAAGCTTGTCAATGATAAGCCCCACAAATTCAAAGATCATTTCTTCAAGAAGCCCAAGTTCTGTGATGTCTGTGCCCGGATGATTGTGC TCAACAACAAGTTTGGGCTTCGCTGTAAGAACTGTAAAACTAACATCCATAAACACTGTCAGTCCTATGTGGAGATGCAGAGGTGCTTCGGCAAGATC CCCCCGGGTTTCCATCGGGCCTACAGCTCCCCACTCTACAGCAACCAGCAGTACGCTTGTGTCAAAGATCTCT CTGCTGCCAATCGCAATGACCCTGTGTTTGAAACCCTGCGCACGGGGGTGATCATGGCAAACAAGGAACGGAAGAAGGGACAGGCAGATAAGAAAAAT CCCCTAGCTGCCATGATGGAAGAGGAGCCAGAATCTGCCAAACCAGAGGAAGGCAAACCCCAGAATG GAAACCCTGAAGAGGATAAGAAGGCTGAAAAGAAGACACCTGATGACAAAGTGAGACTCCTTTCTCCCTGCAGGGACCCAGTCCTCGCCCAGCCCAGGTCTGACACCACTTACTGCCTCAGCAGCTCACACTTAACTCG GCCTGGAGAGAAGATCACAGTCATTGATGACTCCAATGAGGAATGGTGGCGG GGGAAAATAGGAGAGAAAGTCGGATTTTTTCCTCCAAACTTCATCATTCGGGTCCGGTCTGGAGAGCGTGTGCACCGCGTAACGAGATCGTTCGTGGGGAACCGCGAGATAGGGCAGATCACTCTCAAGAAGGACCAG ATCGTGGTGCAGAAAGGAGATGAAGCTGGGGGCTACGTCAAAGTCTACACAGGCCGCAAGGTGGGGCTGTTCCCCACCGACTTCCTGGAGGAGATTTAG
- the STAC3 gene encoding SH3 and cysteine-rich domain-containing protein 3 isoform X4, with translation MMTEKEMLESPKPSIPAETRQSGLQRLKQLFRKESTETKEMELPTEPQANGEAVGAGGGPIYYIYEEEEEEEEEEEELPPEPPKLVNDKPHKFKDHFFKKPKFCDVCARMIVLNNKFGLRCKNCKTNIHKHCQSYVEMQRCFGKIPPGFHRAYSSPLYSNQQYACVKDLSAANRNDPVFETLRTGVIMANKERKKGQADKKNPLAAMMEEEPESAKPEEGKPQNGNPEEDKKAEKKTPDDKVRLLSPCRDPVLAQPRPGEKITVIDDSNEEWWRGKIGEKVGFFPPNFIIRVRSGERVHRVTRSFVGNREIGQITLKKDQIVVQKGDEAGGYVKVYTGRKVGLFPTDFLEEI, from the exons AT GATGACAGAGAAGGAGATGCTCGAGTCCCCTAAGCCCTCCATCCCAGCAGAGACTCGGCAAAGTGGG ctccAGCGGCTGAAGCAGTTATTCAGGAAGGAGTCTACAGAGACAAAGGAGATGGAGCTCCCCACAGAGCCCCAGGCCAATGGGGAGGCAGTGGGAGCTGGTGGGGGGCCCATCTACTACATctatgaggaagaggaggaggaagaggaagaggaggaggagctgcCCCCAGAACCTCCTAAGCTTGTCAATGATAAGCCCCACAAATTCAAAGATCATTTCTTCAAGAAGCCCAAGTTCTGTGATGTCTGTGCCCGGATGATTGTGC TCAACAACAAGTTTGGGCTTCGCTGTAAGAACTGTAAAACTAACATCCATAAACACTGTCAGTCCTATGTGGAGATGCAGAGGTGCTTCGGCAAGATC CCCCCGGGTTTCCATCGGGCCTACAGCTCCCCACTCTACAGCAACCAGCAGTACGCTTGTGTCAAAGATCTCT CTGCTGCCAATCGCAATGACCCTGTGTTTGAAACCCTGCGCACGGGGGTGATCATGGCAAACAAGGAACGGAAGAAGGGACAGGCAGATAAGAAAAAT CCCCTAGCTGCCATGATGGAAGAGGAGCCAGAATCTGCCAAACCAGAGGAAGGCAAACCCCAGAATG GAAACCCTGAAGAGGATAAGAAGGCTGAAAAGAAGACACCTGATGACAAAGTGAGACTCCTTTCTCCCTGCAGGGACCCAGTCCTCGCCCAGCCCAG GCCTGGAGAGAAGATCACAGTCATTGATGACTCCAATGAGGAATGGTGGCGG GGGAAAATAGGAGAGAAAGTCGGATTTTTTCCTCCAAACTTCATCATTCGGGTCCGGTCTGGAGAGCGTGTGCACCGCGTAACGAGATCGTTCGTGGGGAACCGCGAGATAGGGCAGATCACTCTCAAGAAGGACCAG ATCGTGGTGCAGAAAGGAGATGAAGCTGGGGGCTACGTCAAAGTCTACACAGGCCGCAAGGTGGGGCTGTTCCCCACCGACTTCCTGGAGGAGATTTAG
- the STAC3 gene encoding SH3 and cysteine-rich domain-containing protein 3 isoform X3, with translation MMTEKEMLESPKPSIPAETRQSGLQRLKQLFRKESTETKEMELPTEPQANGEAVGAGGGPIYYIYEEEEEEEEEEEELPPEPPKLVNDKPHKFKDHFFKKPKFCDVCARMIVLNNKFGLRCKNCKTNIHKHCQSYVEMQRCFGKIPPGFHRAYSSPLYSNQQYACVKDLSAANRNDPVFETLRTGVIMANKERKKGQADKKNPLAAMMEEEPESAKPEEGKPQNGNPEEDKKAEKKTPDDKVRLLSPCRDPVLAQPSTSSLASSSLITLWLSIGSKPWRRTIWISRLERRSQSLMTPMRNGGGRESRIFSSKLHHSGPVWRACAPRNEIVRGEPRDRADHSQEGPDRGAERR, from the exons AT GATGACAGAGAAGGAGATGCTCGAGTCCCCTAAGCCCTCCATCCCAGCAGAGACTCGGCAAAGTGGG ctccAGCGGCTGAAGCAGTTATTCAGGAAGGAGTCTACAGAGACAAAGGAGATGGAGCTCCCCACAGAGCCCCAGGCCAATGGGGAGGCAGTGGGAGCTGGTGGGGGGCCCATCTACTACATctatgaggaagaggaggaggaagaggaagaggaggaggagctgcCCCCAGAACCTCCTAAGCTTGTCAATGATAAGCCCCACAAATTCAAAGATCATTTCTTCAAGAAGCCCAAGTTCTGTGATGTCTGTGCCCGGATGATTGTGC TCAACAACAAGTTTGGGCTTCGCTGTAAGAACTGTAAAACTAACATCCATAAACACTGTCAGTCCTATGTGGAGATGCAGAGGTGCTTCGGCAAGATC CCCCCGGGTTTCCATCGGGCCTACAGCTCCCCACTCTACAGCAACCAGCAGTACGCTTGTGTCAAAGATCTCT CTGCTGCCAATCGCAATGACCCTGTGTTTGAAACCCTGCGCACGGGGGTGATCATGGCAAACAAGGAACGGAAGAAGGGACAGGCAGATAAGAAAAAT CCCCTAGCTGCCATGATGGAAGAGGAGCCAGAATCTGCCAAACCAGAGGAAGGCAAACCCCAGAATG GAAACCCTGAAGAGGATAAGAAGGCTGAAAAGAAGACACCTGATGACAAAGTGAGACTCCTTTCTCCCTGCAGGGACCCAGTCCTCGCCCAGCCCAG CACAAGCAGCCTGGCTTCCAGCAGTCTCATTACTTTGTGGCTCTCTATCGGTTCAAAGCCCTGGAGAAGGACGATCTGGATTTCCC GCCTGGAGAGAAGATCACAGTCATTGATGACTCCAATGAGGAATGGTGGCGG GAGAGAAAGTCGGATTTTTTCCTCCAAACTTCATCATTCGGGTCCGGTCTGGAGAGCGTGTGCACCGCGTAACGAGATCGTTCGTGGGGAACCGCGAGATAGGGCAGATCACTCTCAAGAAGGACCAG ATCGTGGTGCAGAAAGGAGATGA
- the STAC3 gene encoding SH3 and cysteine-rich domain-containing protein 3 isoform X6 yields the protein MMTEKEMLESPKPSIPAETRQSGLQRLKQLFRKESTETKEMELPTEPQANGEAVGAGGGPIYYIYEEEEEEEEEEEELPPEPPKLVNDKPHKFKDHFFKKPKFCDVCARMIVLNNKFGLRCKNCKTNIHKHCQSYVEMQRCFGKIPPGFHRAYSSPLYSNQQYACVKDLSAANRNDPVFETLRTGVIMANKERKKGQADKKNPLAAMMEEEPESAKPEEGKPQNGNPEEDKKAEKKTPDDKVRLLSPCRDPVLAQPSTSSLASSSLITLWLSIGSKPWRRTIWISRLERRSQSLMTPMRNGGGGK from the exons AT GATGACAGAGAAGGAGATGCTCGAGTCCCCTAAGCCCTCCATCCCAGCAGAGACTCGGCAAAGTGGG ctccAGCGGCTGAAGCAGTTATTCAGGAAGGAGTCTACAGAGACAAAGGAGATGGAGCTCCCCACAGAGCCCCAGGCCAATGGGGAGGCAGTGGGAGCTGGTGGGGGGCCCATCTACTACATctatgaggaagaggaggaggaagaggaagaggaggaggagctgcCCCCAGAACCTCCTAAGCTTGTCAATGATAAGCCCCACAAATTCAAAGATCATTTCTTCAAGAAGCCCAAGTTCTGTGATGTCTGTGCCCGGATGATTGTGC TCAACAACAAGTTTGGGCTTCGCTGTAAGAACTGTAAAACTAACATCCATAAACACTGTCAGTCCTATGTGGAGATGCAGAGGTGCTTCGGCAAGATC CCCCCGGGTTTCCATCGGGCCTACAGCTCCCCACTCTACAGCAACCAGCAGTACGCTTGTGTCAAAGATCTCT CTGCTGCCAATCGCAATGACCCTGTGTTTGAAACCCTGCGCACGGGGGTGATCATGGCAAACAAGGAACGGAAGAAGGGACAGGCAGATAAGAAAAAT CCCCTAGCTGCCATGATGGAAGAGGAGCCAGAATCTGCCAAACCAGAGGAAGGCAAACCCCAGAATG GAAACCCTGAAGAGGATAAGAAGGCTGAAAAGAAGACACCTGATGACAAAGTGAGACTCCTTTCTCCCTGCAGGGACCCAGTCCTCGCCCAGCCCAG CACAAGCAGCCTGGCTTCCAGCAGTCTCATTACTTTGTGGCTCTCTATCGGTTCAAAGCCCTGGAGAAGGACGATCTGGATTTCCC GCCTGGAGAGAAGATCACAGTCATTGATGACTCCAATGAGGAATGGTGGCGG GGGAAAATAG